Below is a window of Streptomyces qaidamensis DNA.
CCGAGGATCTCCTCCGACTCGCCGAAGGCGTACACGTCAGCGGTGTCGACGAAATTGACCCCGGCGTCCAGCGCCGTCGCCACCATCCGGTGGCACTGCGCTTCATCGGTGTTGCCCCAGGCACCGAACATCATCGACCCGAGACAGAGCTCACTCACCTCGATGCCCGTCCCGCCCAGAATCCGGTAGTGCACGTTTCCCCTCGTCTTCCCCGGCGACGCCCGTCGCTGTCATGCCGCAGACTGGCACGGCGGCAGGGCCGGATCCGATGTCGCGCGGGGTCAGCGTTCCCGGCGTACGCGTTGTGTCCGCAGCACATCGACCTGCCGGTCGCGCGGACCTACGCTCGAGGAAACCCGCACCACTCACAGGAGGTACCGTGGCCACCGGTCTCACGTCGGCCCGCTGGACTCACGTCGCGCTGCCGACCGGCGATCTCGACAAGGCGATCGAGTTCTACACCTCGCTGACTCCCCTGGTCGTCGTCGAGCGGTTCAAGGACGCCGACGGCGAAAGCGTCTGGCTCTCCAACGACAAGCAGGCCGAGACGCCCTTCGTGCTCGTCCTGGTGTCGTTCAACAAGGACAAGGGCAACCAGCTGGGCCTGCTGCATCCGTTCGCGCACATCGGCATCGAGGTGCCGGAGCGCGGGGACGTCGACGCGCTCGCGGACAGGGCCCGTGAACTGGGCTGCCTGCACTGGGAGCCCCGGCAGATGCCCGACCCCATCGGCTACATCTGCGCTCTGAAGGACCCGGACGGCAACGTCGTCGAGATCTCCCACGACCAGCGTGTCTTCGACACGGTCCGGCAGAAGTGGGGTTCGTCCTGAAAGACACCCGTGCCGCGATCGAGGCATACCTCGCGGCACTGAACGCGCACGACGCCGATGCCGTGGCCGCCTGTGTGGCCGAGGACTTCGTCAACGAACACACGTCGGCGATGGGACGCAGCCGCACGGGCCGCACCGAGTACCGCGCGGCGCTGACCGGGTTCCTGGAGGACTTCCGGGACCTGCGTTACGCGCCGGAGCGTATCGTCATCGACGGCGAATCGGCCGCGGTGCCGTACGTCATGACATTCAGGATGCGCTCTGCGGGCGATCGCCCCGTGCGCATCCGCGGTGTGTTCGTGTTCACCGTCGCCGACGGTCTCATCACGCGCCGCACGGACTACTGGGACAGCGGCGAGGTGCAGCGACAGCTCGGTTGCGGCCCCCGGCCGGAAGGTGCCGAATCGCCGCCCTGAGCCGGCGGAACCTGCCCTCGTGACACCCCGCCCGCCTCTTGTGCGGACGGGGTGCCCGTGTCTGCCCGGACCGGGGGCCGGCCCTGCGGTGTGGGCGTCGGGCTCAACCATGCTGCGTCGCGAAAGTGGTACCCGGGCGGTACCTGGGGGTCGACCGGGCCATGGCCGCCGTACGCGGGTCTGCCGGGATGATCAGCCGACGCCTGCGACCAGCCCCGGACGACCGGTCAGGCAACGGGGCAGGTGGGCGGCGCGCAGGGCTGCCATGCGTGCAGGAGGTCCGCACCGTGACCGCCTCGGCCACGGAGTGGGTGACGAAGACGTCCGTGATGCGCGTCCGCTGCCGGAGGCCGAGCAGGCGCAGGCGCATCGCCTTGCGCGCGGACTCGCTCAGCCCGGAGAAGGGCTCGAGAGAAGGTTCGGCCGCAGGCCGAGGCGCGTCCCACCTGCTGCCGCCCTGTCCTCGGACAGCTCGCCGGGGTACTTGCCCGAGCCGTCGTCGAGGCGGACCGGCGTCGGCACCCCCCGGACCCCCCTGCAAGGCGCGCCACGCCGCGCCGACGTGTGCTGAGCCGCCCCGCCGACTCGTTGATCATGTCGGCGGGGCGGCGCTTACGCGTACCGTCGGCCGGCGCGGCATCTCGGGCCGGTCAGGCCGACGAACGCCCCGCGCGGCACGACCTGGCCGATGTCGTGCGGTACCGGTGCGGGGCGCCCGGACCGGTCCTGGTCAGCGCCCGGACGGCGAAGTGGCCGGGGTCCGTGAGCGTGTCGGGTGCCGGACGGTCCGCCGAGGCTTCGGCGGAGCCGGGGGCGGCCGCACAGCGCCGAGGCCGTCCGCGTGGTCACGCCGGGTCCTTTCCGGCCGGCTGCAGTGCGGATGGCTCCAGCGGGTTCAGGGTGTGGAACCTGCGACCCTGATAGGTGAGCGGCTCCGGTTCGCCGACCACCACGCCGGCCACCTCGATCAGGATGATCGTGTGGTCGCCGGCGGTGAGGCGCTGGTGAACGACGCCTTCGAGCGACACGGTGGCACCGTCGAGCAGGGGTGGACCGAGCTTTCCCGGACGGAATTCCGCCACAGCGAACCTGTCGGCGCCGGGCGTCGCGAACGCCGTCGCCACCGGGCGCTGGTCGGAGGCCAGGACGTTGACGGCCACCGACTCCGCATGACTGAAGGCCGGGTGGACGTCGGCGTTGTCGGCCAGACAGACCGATATGAGCGGCGGGTCCATCGACACGCTCGTCACCGAGTTGGCGGTGAAGCCGTACCGCTTTCCGTCCACTTCGGTGGTGACCACACAGACAGACGTGACCATCGAGGACAGCCCGTCCCGGTACGCCTGCGGGTCGTAGCCGGTCACAGGCCGGGGCGTGACGGTCTGGTCCTTCGCGGAGCTGGGCACGTCAGACCACCGCCATCTCGTCGGCACACTCCGGCACGCCGCCGGCCGTTGGTCCGGTGGCTTCGCGGATGTGGCCGGGTGCGCGGGGGGCGTCGCCGTCGACGGCGATCCGGAACGGCCGTCGTGTCGCCGCATGGGGCAGGAAGGTCGGCCGGGAAGCCGACGGGGAGAAAGTGGATCTCATCAAGGCTTGCCTTTTGTTGAGGGATGCCCCGACGGTAGGATGGGCTATCTCGCATGTCAATATGCCATCTCGCGAAAGTTGGCTGCAGGCGGTCCCCGGCGTCGGCGAGGCCGTTCGCGGCGGCCGCCTGGCTCTGCCGACCGTCTCGCTCGTCGTGGTGGTGTTGTCCGGTCCCGAGATCGGCCGGGTGTCCGCGCCGTCGCCGGAAGCGCCTGGACGTGGGTCGTTCCGCTGCCGGTTCCCCGCGGAGCCTGGCCGCTCCCGGCCGGGGGGGAATGACGGTCGTCGGATGCGTGCCCGGGGCCGGGTCGGGGCCCGGCCCTGGCGTCGCGAGGACCGCCGGCGCTGGGCTCTCGCTCAGCGTGGTGAGCAGACCGGATGGGATCTCCCGCTGCGCCGTCTGCTGTCCGGCGGGTGCTTCCAGCGTGCGAGCAGAAGGGCACCTCGGGCGAGTGCCAGGACCGTCACCGTCCCGGCTGCACCGCCACTTGACGCTGGGCATGGCGGCCCATGCTTGACCGTCCCGCGGGCCCGAGCCGGACACGGAGTGCTGTGTCCGCGTGGTTCGTCATGGGCTGTGGTGGGCCCGTTGCCGGCTCGTGCCCGGCGTACGGCGTCTCGACCGCCCCCCTACTGCGTCGACACTCCCTCGGACGCGGGCGCACCGGGCAGTTCCACAGTGGGCTGCGGCCCGCTGCGGGAGCGCAGCCACCAGTCGCGCATGCCCCACAGGACGAGCGCGCCGTAGATGACGTAGACGAAGCCCGAGAAGGCGTAGCCGTTGGCGAAGGTCAGCGGGACGCCGACCAGGTCGACCAGCAGCCAGGCGATCCAGAACTCGACCATGCCGCGTGCCTGGGCGTACATGGCGACGACCGTGCCGACGAAGATGTAGGCGTCCGGCCAGGGGTCCCAGGACAGAGTCGGGTAGGCCTTGAACAACAGGGCCACCGCGACCGTGCCGAGGGCAACGGCGCCGGCCATCGCCGCGCGCTCGTACCAGGTGGCGAACCGCGGGGTGATCTGACCGTCCCGGG
It encodes the following:
- a CDS encoding nuclear transport factor 2 family protein; this encodes MGFVLKDTRAAIEAYLAALNAHDADAVAACVAEDFVNEHTSAMGRSRTGRTEYRAALTGFLEDFRDLRYAPERIVIDGESAAVPYVMTFRMRSAGDRPVRIRGVFVFTVADGLITRRTDYWDSGEVQRQLGCGPRPEGAESPP
- a CDS encoding flavin reductase family protein — translated: MPSSAKDQTVTPRPVTGYDPQAYRDGLSSMVTSVCVVTTEVDGKRYGFTANSVTSVSMDPPLISVCLADNADVHPAFSHAESVAVNVLASDQRPVATAFATPGADRFAVAEFRPGKLGPPLLDGATVSLEGVVHQRLTAGDHTIILIEVAGVVVGEPEPLTYQGRRFHTLNPLEPSALQPAGKDPA
- a CDS encoding nicotinamide mononucleotide transporter family protein; this encodes MNGLNSEAFALFGQHILWSDMIGNILGLAALALGWRRSLWTWPVQFLSGLILFGAFFGHLTGSAGKQAVVMTVAMYGWWRWNRDRGRSRDGQITPRFATWYERAAMAGAVALGTVAVALLFKAYPTLSWDPWPDAYIFVGTVVAMYAQARGMVEFWIAWLLVDLVGVPLTFANGYAFSGFVYVIYGALVLWGMRDWWLRSRSGPQPTVELPGAPASEGVSTQ
- a CDS encoding VOC family protein, whose translation is MATGLTSARWTHVALPTGDLDKAIEFYTSLTPLVVVERFKDADGESVWLSNDKQAETPFVLVLVSFNKDKGNQLGLLHPFAHIGIEVPERGDVDALADRARELGCLHWEPRQMPDPIGYICALKDPDGNVVEISHDQRVFDTVRQKWGSS